In Alkalihalobacterium alkalinitrilicum, a genomic segment contains:
- a CDS encoding NAD(P)-dependent oxidoreductase, with protein MNLKSSTHISLTDLEKNFQEAHPGLTNQEAIEEANRCLYCYDAPCITACPTGIDIPTFIKKIASGNLKGSAKTIMTSNPVGASCARVCPTEELCEGACVLNHSTKPIMIGNLQRFATDWAIKNEQVLFKAGQKNGKKVAIVGGGPAGLSAARELARLGYQVTIFEAEKEAGGLNTYGIVSFRLPQSISFWEVDQVKSLDVEIRTNTRVGKDVSVNELKEGYDAVVLAVGMSSVPDLGIDGENLDGVYDAIDFVKETKEQVSNHLVGKRAVVIGAGNTAIDGATCSVRLGAENVKILYRRTEAEMTAYDFEYEFAKQDGVEFRWLTAPKRIIGDENDKVTAIECIKMELGEPDEGGRRRPVPVDGSEFTLQVDAVIKAIGQSRYVQLIEQFGLEHDGGVVKINEQTFQTSNEKIFACGDVIFGKGQGEAMVVSAAQQGKETAYAIHKQLFKQVTETA; from the coding sequence TTGAATTTGAAAAGTTCTACACATATATCATTAACTGATTTAGAGAAAAACTTTCAAGAAGCCCACCCAGGTTTAACCAATCAAGAAGCAATTGAAGAAGCGAACCGCTGTTTATATTGCTATGATGCTCCCTGTATTACTGCTTGCCCTACTGGAATTGATATTCCCACATTTATTAAGAAAATCGCATCTGGAAATTTAAAAGGATCGGCAAAAACGATTATGACATCGAACCCAGTCGGTGCAAGCTGTGCCCGTGTATGTCCAACTGAGGAACTTTGTGAAGGTGCCTGTGTTCTCAATCATTCTACAAAACCAATTATGATCGGTAACTTACAAAGATTTGCAACTGATTGGGCAATTAAAAATGAACAAGTATTATTTAAAGCAGGACAGAAAAATGGAAAAAAAGTAGCGATTGTTGGTGGTGGTCCTGCTGGTTTATCAGCTGCTCGTGAGTTAGCTCGATTAGGCTATCAAGTGACAATTTTCGAAGCTGAAAAAGAAGCAGGTGGATTAAATACGTATGGTATTGTTTCGTTCCGCTTACCTCAATCAATTTCTTTCTGGGAAGTAGATCAAGTGAAAAGCCTAGACGTAGAAATCCGTACAAATACTAGAGTTGGAAAAGATGTATCTGTTAATGAATTAAAAGAAGGCTATGATGCTGTTGTTCTAGCAGTTGGGATGTCTAGTGTACCAGACCTTGGCATTGATGGGGAAAATCTTGATGGTGTTTATGATGCTATTGATTTTGTAAAAGAAACAAAAGAACAAGTATCTAATCATTTAGTAGGTAAACGCGCAGTCGTCATTGGTGCAGGGAACACAGCGATTGACGGAGCTACCTGTTCTGTTCGTCTTGGAGCTGAAAATGTAAAAATTCTTTATCGTCGAACAGAAGCTGAGATGACAGCTTATGATTTTGAATATGAGTTCGCAAAACAAGATGGAGTTGAATTCCGTTGGTTAACTGCTCCAAAGCGAATTATCGGGGACGAAAATGACAAAGTAACGGCAATTGAGTGTATTAAGATGGAGCTAGGAGAACCGGATGAAGGTGGGCGTAGACGTCCTGTACCTGTCGATGGATCTGAGTTTACACTACAAGTAGATGCTGTTATTAAAGCGATTGGTCAATCACGTTATGTACAATTGATCGAACAATTCGGTCTAGAACATGATGGTGGTGTGGTCAAAATTAATGAACAAACATTCCAAACTTCGAATGAAAAAATCTTTGCCTGTGGCGATGTAATTTTCGGAAAAGGACAAGGCGAAGCGATGGTTGTTTCTGCAGCTCAACAAGGTAAAGAAACAGCTTATGCAATTCATAAACAATTATTTAAACAAGTAACAGAAACTGCATAA
- the fbpA gene encoding Fur-regulated basic protein FbpA codes for MSYVIQNTIDKDYLIDSLIKKQYFKMPDGRQFYEASEQELKDLLNSDIHIQPIFFGVDA; via the coding sequence TTGTCTTATGTTATTCAAAACACAATCGATAAAGATTATCTGATTGATTCTCTTATAAAGAAACAGTACTTTAAAATGCCCGATGGCCGTCAATTTTATGAAGCGTCTGAACAAGAATTAAAAGATTTACTAAACTCCGACATTCATATTCAGCCCATATTTTTTGGTGTAGATGCATAG
- the rlmN gene encoding 23S rRNA (adenine(2503)-C(2))-methyltransferase RlmN, whose translation MNKPSIYGLTLDQLTSWLMEHGHKKFRAQQVWDWLYRKRVTDFSEMTNVNKECLELLEDQFVINTLREHIKQEAADGTVKFLFKLQDGNLIETVLMRHKYGLSVCVTTQVGCNIGCSFCASGLLTKSRDLSSGEIVEQIMNVQHHLDQAGQEERVSHIVVMGIGEPFDNFENLIDFLEIMKDQKGLAIGARHITVSTSGLSEKIYEFADLKMQVNLAISLHAPNNELRTRIMKINRAIPIEKLMKAIDYYIEKTNRRITLEYILLKDVNDKREHAQELADLIGDRKRLTYVNLIPYNPVDEHSQYQRSPREAVMGFYDTLKKNGINCVVRQEHGTDIDAACGQLRSKQIKQTQR comes from the coding sequence ATGAATAAACCATCCATTTATGGATTGACTTTAGATCAACTGACGTCTTGGCTTATGGAGCATGGCCATAAAAAATTTCGGGCTCAGCAAGTTTGGGATTGGTTATACCGAAAACGGGTAACGGATTTTTCAGAAATGACGAATGTTAATAAAGAATGTCTGGAATTATTAGAAGATCAGTTTGTTATTAATACATTAAGAGAGCATATAAAACAAGAAGCTGCAGATGGAACCGTTAAGTTCTTATTTAAGTTACAAGATGGGAACTTAATTGAAACAGTTCTGATGCGTCATAAATATGGGTTATCGGTTTGTGTCACGACTCAAGTAGGGTGTAACATCGGTTGTAGTTTTTGTGCCAGCGGATTATTGACGAAAAGCCGTGATTTATCCAGTGGTGAAATCGTGGAGCAAATTATGAATGTGCAACATCATCTCGACCAAGCAGGTCAAGAGGAAAGAGTAAGCCATATTGTCGTTATGGGAATCGGTGAGCCATTTGACAATTTTGAAAACCTCATTGATTTCTTAGAAATCATGAAAGATCAAAAAGGACTAGCGATTGGTGCAAGACATATTACTGTATCAACAAGTGGTCTATCAGAGAAAATTTATGAGTTTGCGGATTTAAAAATGCAAGTAAACTTAGCTATTTCATTACATGCTCCAAACAATGAGCTTCGAACAAGAATTATGAAGATTAACCGTGCGATACCGATTGAAAAACTAATGAAAGCAATTGATTATTATATCGAGAAGACTAATCGAAGAATTACGTTGGAATATATATTGTTAAAAGATGTTAATGATAAGCGCGAACATGCTCAAGAGTTAGCAGATCTAATTGGAGATCGTAAACGTTTAACTTATGTCAATTTAATCCCGTACAATCCAGTAGATGAGCACAGTCAGTATCAGCGCAGTCCACGAGAAGCGGTCATGGGATTTTATGATACATTGAAAAAGAATGGTATTAACTGTGTTGTTCGTCAAGAACATGGGACAGACATTGACGCTGCGTGTGGCCAGTTGAGGAGTAAACAAATTAAGCAAACACAAAGATAA
- a CDS encoding PAS domain-containing sensor histidine kinase, with the protein MRNEILANKNKDSHESEEDLLLKLEDHIHNSEFRDELKQSLKELTDLRFALDESSIVAVTDPQGKIKYINGKFCKISKYSHSELIGKDHRIINSGYHDKAFMKNLWDTISSGKVWQGEIKNKAKDGSYYWVNTTIVPFLSSSGEPYQYLAIRNEVTQLKQVEEELKVMMNRVMEIQEEERKRFSRELHDGIGQSLFSLIIHMDRMMSDQDYSTMGKLRNEVSGIMEEVRNLAWDLRPSLLDDLGVVPAINRHIDKFSQYFGIEIHFECNLRNRLEMQKETTIYRIIQEALKNIAKYAGVSEAYVKVLENDNTVEVSIIDEGNGFIRDDFGKGVGLFSMEERAKSINGQFYVQSECGKGTTITLVVPKA; encoded by the coding sequence ATTAGGAATGAAATATTAGCTAATAAAAACAAAGATAGTCATGAAAGTGAAGAGGATTTACTATTAAAATTAGAGGATCATATTCATAATTCAGAATTTCGTGATGAACTTAAGCAATCGCTTAAAGAACTAACAGACCTTAGATTTGCGTTAGATGAATCTTCAATTGTAGCTGTAACAGACCCTCAAGGAAAAATCAAATATATTAATGGAAAATTTTGTAAGATTTCAAAGTATAGTCATAGTGAATTAATCGGGAAAGATCATCGAATTATTAATTCGGGTTACCATGATAAAGCATTTATGAAAAACTTGTGGGATACGATTTCTTCAGGGAAAGTATGGCAAGGAGAAATTAAAAACAAAGCAAAAGACGGTTCTTACTACTGGGTGAATACAACGATTGTTCCCTTTTTATCAAGTAGTGGAGAGCCATATCAATACTTAGCTATTCGTAATGAAGTAACACAGTTAAAACAAGTAGAAGAAGAGTTAAAAGTAATGATGAATCGTGTGATGGAAATCCAAGAAGAAGAACGAAAACGGTTTTCACGTGAACTTCATGATGGGATCGGTCAAAGTCTATTTTCTTTAATTATTCATATGGATCGGATGATGAGTGATCAAGATTATTCAACGATGGGTAAACTTAGGAATGAAGTTTCGGGTATCATGGAAGAGGTTAGAAATTTGGCTTGGGATTTACGCCCATCTTTGTTAGACGACCTTGGAGTAGTTCCAGCAATAAACCGACATATTGATAAATTCTCCCAATATTTTGGTATAGAAATTCATTTTGAATGTAATTTACGGAATCGTCTTGAAATGCAAAAAGAAACAACCATTTATCGTATTATACAAGAGGCTTTAAAGAATATTGCCAAATATGCAGGTGTGTCAGAAGCTTATGTAAAGGTATTAGAGAATGATAACACCGTTGAAGTGTCAATTATTGATGAAGGAAATGGCTTCATTAGAGATGACTTTGGAAAAGGTGTTGGACTATTCAGTATGGAAGAGCGTGCAAAAAGTATTAATGGGCAGTTCTATGTTCAGTCTGAATGTGGGAAAGGTACGACAATCACTTTAGTTGTACCTAAAGCATGA
- a CDS encoding response regulator transcription factor — MIKLLIVDDHIVVRSGLNMLLNGKNNIEVVGEAADGDEAIHQAQKLQPHVILMDLSMPHGKGGLAATTEIKQKLPKTAVLVLTMHDDDEYLFNAIHAGASGYILKSTPHEELVAAIQSVATGNAYLNPMATKRLMSEYMGNIKNGSNSRTFESLSQREKEVLEWVAKGYSNKEIAENLIISVKTVETHKSNIMEKLSFKTRPELVKYAMKKGLLNFD; from the coding sequence ATGATCAAACTCCTAATTGTTGATGATCATATTGTCGTTCGTTCTGGGCTAAATATGCTACTTAATGGAAAAAACAATATAGAAGTAGTTGGAGAAGCTGCAGATGGTGACGAAGCCATCCATCAGGCTCAAAAATTACAACCGCACGTCATTTTAATGGATTTAAGTATGCCGCATGGAAAAGGCGGTTTAGCCGCTACTACGGAAATCAAACAAAAGTTGCCGAAAACAGCAGTTTTAGTATTGACGATGCATGATGATGATGAGTATTTATTTAATGCTATTCATGCAGGTGCTTCTGGTTATATATTAAAAAGCACACCTCATGAAGAATTAGTAGCAGCGATTCAATCGGTAGCGACGGGAAATGCTTATTTAAATCCAATGGCTACAAAACGCTTGATGAGTGAATATATGGGAAATATTAAAAATGGGAGTAATTCTAGAACTTTTGAATCTCTTTCTCAAAGAGAAAAAGAGGTGCTTGAGTGGGTTGCTAAAGGCTATTCTAACAAAGAAATCGCCGAAAACCTTATTATTAGCGTAAAGACTGTTGAAACACATAAAAGTAACATTATGGAGAAGTTAAGCTTCAAAACAAGACCAGAGTTAGTCAAGTATGCAATGAAGAAAGGACTGCTTAACTTTGATTAG
- a CDS encoding GAF domain-containing protein, with amino-acid sequence MNIDILTNLNLRTSSDFSAIAIVDPIHHQIRWRDAVGSINQRYKGMRKMYGSGIIGAVVRHGRLIVIDESVSDAEEKRLQSPIMLAENLYSAIATTIVVNQEAIGGLLVGSRSKRTYLSEDIEYVLEKAKELGLLIENENKSRN; translated from the coding sequence ATGAATATAGATATATTAACAAACCTAAATTTAAGAACATCAAGTGACTTTTCAGCTATAGCAATTGTAGATCCGATTCACCACCAAATTCGTTGGAGAGATGCAGTAGGAAGTATCAATCAAAGGTATAAGGGAATGCGGAAAATGTATGGGAGTGGCATAATTGGTGCGGTTGTCCGTCATGGGCGACTTATTGTTATTGATGAAAGTGTATCTGATGCAGAAGAGAAGCGATTACAGTCACCAATTATGTTGGCTGAAAATTTATACTCTGCTATTGCTACAACTATCGTTGTCAATCAAGAGGCTATAGGGGGACTTCTTGTAGGAAGTCGATCAAAACGAACGTACCTTTCTGAGGATATCGAATATGTATTAGAAAAGGCAAAAGAGCTGGGACTATTAATTGAGAATGAAAACAAAAGTAGAAATTAG
- a CDS encoding ATP-binding protein produces the protein MEGFEQLLLNVLFLIVFLLFIPLLLDLNDNKFIKEQKKWFVILSVAIAVISCISFPITIMEGYIFDLRLVALTIGGLYGGVSTSILLVGITIVYRFLVGGTGAFATVVVVTILLLSMIFLTDHFRNSSRQKKIFVGSSLSLFAALLAILNSTLIFGAHFSFVLFFWYLSLTFCTTAFIIYLYEVFQENMLIKKRLIKAEKMEVVSHLASSVSHEVRNPLTVVKGFLQIMEKESIPEEQRKKFLKISIEEIDRANDIIRNYLTFAKPSPENIEKISVKEELERTIQIITPLANMNGVKISTKIDDFFITVESPVFQQCLINITKNCIEAMPEGGKLFIETKEENGDLVVVISDNGKGMTKEQLSRIGEPYFTTKGREGTGLGMMAAIKIIEAMSGRLSVTSKLNEGTNFYIRLPIAVEESL, from the coding sequence GTGGAAGGGTTTGAGCAATTGTTATTAAACGTCCTTTTTCTAATTGTTTTTTTGTTATTTATACCTTTATTATTGGACTTAAATGACAACAAATTTATAAAAGAACAGAAGAAATGGTTCGTTATTTTATCAGTGGCAATAGCGGTTATTAGTTGCATTTCATTTCCGATTACAATAATGGAGGGATATATTTTTGACTTACGGCTCGTTGCCTTGACTATAGGAGGCCTTTACGGGGGTGTATCGACTAGTATTTTGTTGGTTGGAATTACAATTGTTTACCGGTTTTTAGTTGGAGGAACTGGGGCGTTTGCAACGGTAGTAGTCGTTACTATTCTACTACTATCAATGATTTTTCTCACCGACCATTTCCGTAACTCATCACGTCAGAAGAAAATATTTGTCGGTAGTTCCCTCTCTTTATTTGCTGCTTTATTGGCCATCTTAAATTCAACGCTTATTTTTGGAGCGCATTTCTCTTTCGTCCTTTTCTTTTGGTATCTTTCGTTAACTTTTTGTACGACTGCTTTTATTATTTACCTTTATGAAGTTTTTCAAGAAAACATGTTGATAAAAAAACGCTTAATTAAAGCTGAGAAAATGGAAGTAGTCAGTCATCTTGCTTCTTCTGTATCCCATGAAGTTCGAAATCCATTAACTGTAGTAAAAGGCTTCTTGCAAATAATGGAAAAGGAAAGTATTCCTGAAGAACAAAGAAAGAAATTTTTAAAAATATCTATTGAAGAAATTGATAGAGCTAATGATATTATTCGAAACTACTTAACGTTTGCCAAACCTTCACCTGAAAATATAGAAAAAATAAGTGTCAAAGAAGAGTTAGAAAGAACCATTCAAATTATTACACCATTAGCTAATATGAATGGTGTGAAAATTAGTACTAAGATTGATGATTTTTTTATTACAGTCGAGAGTCCAGTATTTCAGCAATGCCTTATAAATATCACCAAAAATTGTATTGAGGCGATGCCTGAAGGAGGAAAACTATTTATTGAAACCAAGGAAGAGAATGGCGACCTTGTAGTAGTTATTTCTGATAATGGTAAAGGAATGACGAAAGAACAGCTGTCTCGTATAGGGGAACCTTATTTTACAACAAAAGGTAGAGAAGGAACAGGTCTTGGAATGATGGCAGCGATTAAAATAATTGAAGCGATGAGCGGAAGACTAAGTGTAACTAGTAAACTAAATGAAGGAACTAATTTTTATATTCGGTTGCCAATTGCAGTGGAAGAAAGTCTCTAA